The Thermomicrobiales bacterium DNA segment TGCGCTTGAGCGTTTCCTGGCCCACGACCACGAGGCTGACTACCGCGGTCACATGGCGCAGGCCGACCGGTTGATGGCCGCGCTTGAGCCCGGTCAGATGTGCGTCTCACCCGCAACGACGATCAGGCGATTTGGCCTTCCCGGTCATCGGTGTCCACCCCGTGGACGACCGCTGGAATCACCGCGCAGTGGTCCAGGCGCTCATCGACGGCGATCCCTCCATTCATCTCGACGCGCTGCGCGACCGGCTGCAGATCAATACCCACTGGCTGGAGGACGACCAGATCGACGTCATACTCCGCCGCCTCACCGAAGAACTCGACGCGCGTTGTGGCGCCTAGCGAGGTTCAACCCTCGCTCGCAACCAGCGCGCGAAATCGAGGTTGCTTCGGAGCGGTGCTCCCCGGTCCTTGGCGATCTGTTCGATGCGTGCTGCCAGCTCGAGAATCTCCCCGGAACTCCAGGCCGTTGACGCGCAGGAAGACATCAAGCGTTACAAGTGCTGCCCGCTTGTTGCCGTCGACGAAGGGCTGGTTCTGTGAGATCCCAACGGCCATCAGCACCGCCTGGGTGACCAGGTCCGCACTGTCATAGTAGGCGGCCATTTGTGCGCGCATCAACGCCGATTCGAGTAGCCCTTCATCGCGCAGTGGTTCCAGCCGCTCGCCCATGCAGTCCAGGATCGCACGATGCAGCTCGACTGACCTCGGCCACCGTTAGGTAGCGGATCATGGCTATTTCGCGAGATAACGATAGGCAGCTTCGTGGTCCGCCAGCTTGCATCGAGCGCGTCACGCAACTCGCGGCTCAAGACCGGTCGTTCTTCCAAAGGTGTGAGCTGGACCGCAAATCGGTCACCCACAGACCACCCGTTGCGCTCGACTTCCTCTTTCGGAATGGTGATGACGGCGCTGTTTCCGGCTTTGCGCAGTTGTTGCTGAATCATGTCTGATATGCTCGTCCCACGCGTAATCATCGTGCATACGGTGAATACAGTATATACCGCGTGCCGGGGACGCATTCCTGCGTCTTCTGTTCCCCGTTCGGTCGGGCGAGAAGCAGCGCGTAGGTTATGAGGAGGCTGGTTGGTACGCCACGCAGCTTTCGGCGGCGAGCCAGAAGAGGCGTTCGCGGATTGTGTGCTTGTCCCAGTCGCGCGGGTCCCAATCGCCCAACCCGCTGACATCGTCTCCCCGTAAAGAATCTGCTTAACCGGCACACCACGAAATGCCCCGACCGCAAAAAGCGCCGAGGCTTCCATCTCCACCATGGCGCACCCTTCGGCGGCCTGTCGCCGCGCGACCTGGCCCAGGTCTCGGTAGATGGCGTCGGTAGTCCAGGTCTTGCCCAATCGATAGCCGACGCCGTGCCGTTCCAGTGTTGTCGCAATCGTGCTCACATTCCGCATCCTGCGCGATCTCACGGGCGGCGGGCACATGGTGAAACGAGGTTCCCTCGTCACGCACAGCGCTGGTCAGGATCATCAACTGCCCGACATCGATCCCCCGATCGAGCACTCCGGCCGCCACACGCGACCACCGTGCGCGCGCCCAACGCGATGAGCTCTTCCAGCACAAAGGCGGCCATTGGCGCGCCGATGCCAGGTTGAATCGCGACAATGGGCGTTCCATCGATCTCCACTCGCAACATCGGATTGGGACCGGCTTCGCTGGTCAGAAACCCGATGACCTCCGTCGTCTCCCGGGTGCGCAAGTCGCCCAGCACATCGTGAAAAAAGCAGATCACCCGCGTGTTTCAGGAAATCCTCCCGTTCCACGAGCACGTGATGCGGCTCGATGATGGCGGTGCGGTCTTCGTCGAATTCGAAGAGTGGAAACGTGTCGATCATGTCGTGAGCATACAGGACCCGCCGCGGCATGCAAAGAGTCGATCTACCGTGTCGCGGCAACCGCCTTGAGCGGCTTCTTCTGCTTCGTCCTTGCCGCGCGTTCGATACGCGGCGAGCGCTGCGATGACGGCCTCCGGGTTCTGCTCGATCACCCGCAGATAGCTCGCCGCTGCCTGATGCGAGCGGAAGGAAGGAGCGCTTCTGCTCCCAATCCCGGAGCGTGCCCAGCGGAGATCTCGAGAAGGTCTCGAGGAGAACTGCACTTGCGTCATGCCGAGCGCCTTGCGTACGCGCACCGCGTCCACGACGCGTCGCATCTGACAACTCTTCCTCAGTCATTGGCGGGTTGTCCGGATCGGAGAGCGCGGCGGCCTCGATCTCCTCATCCGTCATGTTACGGAGCCGTTCCCAGTCCGTCTTATGCGGAGATTCGTAGGGTTTGCCCGTAGAAAGATCGATCAACGTCCCATCTTCATAGAGACGTACTCGAACCGTATTCTCTTCGCTCACGGCGGCTTGCCCTTCTAGCGGTGATGATTCGCACGTTCATGCCGCACGTATTGTGAAGATCACTGCAATGAGCGAATCGCTCGAACGGCCGACTGTTTTCCAGCGTGGCTCCGGCGACCTGCCATCAGGGGAAATCTGCTCGATCCGATCGATATCGAGAAACACGTTGGCAGCGTCGATGAATGCGACTCATGTTTTTCGACATTCATCTCCGCCTTGGCGTGATCCCACTCAACCTCATCAAAACGAAGCACCCAGGTCGATAGTACTGGTTACCAGTAGTCACTGCAACCTCTACGCTTCGGAGGTCAGACACGTTCGAGCATGCGCAGCCAGTTTACCGTGCATGATCTTTTCGATGTCGTCGGCGTAGCCGCGGGCGCGGAGCCGGCCAGGGATAGCTGCTTAAGAAAGACTCATAAATCGTGTCGAGGTCGCGCGGGGTCTGCTCCGTGCCATAACCACCATCAGGTCGGTTCCAATGGCGGCGTGAAGATTCGCATTGCCGGCCAACCTGGCAGATATGGTCGATGTGATCGACGTAGTCTTCCATGCTGCAGATTTCGGGGTGCTTTCGCCCCGAATCCAGTTCGGCACCACCATCCAGGCGTCGAGCGCGCAGCCGATGACCCCGTCGCTCGATGATGTGCTGGAGCATTTGGTCGGTGAGCTGGCGGTCGCCGAACAACGCGCGGCAGTTGGAATGCGATGCCCAGATCGGCCCCGTGAAGATCTCCACCGCCTCCCAGAACGATTGGTCGTTGAGGTGGGTGATATCCAGCAGGTTGGTCTCGTTCATCTCTTCCAGCAGCGCTTTGCCCCGTTCGGTCAACCCGCAGGCTTTCGGTACCGTGCGCGTATGCTCGGACCGTAGTGCGCCAGGCTCAGTGCCCGCAGTCCGTCCTTCCACCAAAGTCCGAGCTGGTCGAGATCGACAATCGGGTCGGCCCCTTCCATCGTCAGGATCATTCCGAGGGCGTGTTTGCTGGATCGGCGTTCCATTCCTTCATGTGCGCGTCGAGCTGAGACCAGTCGGAGATCATGCGAATATCGCCTTGCCGCTCCATCTCCCGATAGAACGCCAGTTCTCCCTGCGCCCGCGCGTACGCAATCTCCTGGGTGCGCACGTCGATCATGTCGTGTCGACCCGATTTCGTGCGCGCGATCATCGTGCAGAAGCAGAGCGCCATCTCGGTGCGCCGCATTTCCGGGAAAGAAAGGGTGTTGTTGCCGCGCCCCTTCTCGGTCATGTGCGCTTCGTCCTCCCGAATCCCGGCCACGCTCTTGCGCAGGTCACGGTCGAGATAGAACGCGTTCATGGCAATGTCGAGATGACTGTCGATGACGATCACGGTCGTGCTCCTGCTGCATGGAAAAACCGGCCCACTGCCTGCGGCACTACCGGGATTCGCGGTCCAGATTACGAGGTGTGAGACCAGGCCGATGCGCCTCCATATCGCCGAATCTCGGTCACTGCTCGGCGTGACCTGTAAGCGTCGTTACCGTGGGTTCATTCCAGGAGATATTGGGATCGATCTCGACCGAGCGCTGGCAATCCGGCAACTGAAACCGCAAGATCGGGCAGACCTCGCCTCCCGTGTAGCAGACGCGGAGCTCGAATGTGTCGTCGCTCGTCCACGCTCCACTTGCGCTTGTGCGTTCCAGGCCGACCCCACCCGATCCGGGGTTCATTGGACTGAGGATTCGGCCCTCCGATTCTCCCGCTAGCCACTCGCCAAGTCCGCTAACGACCCGATGGTCGCCACTGGTGTCGGTAATGGTGATGGTGGTGGCGTCGAAGGAATCGAACTCACAGACGATTCGCTCGATTCCCAAGCTATTCGCCTCGAGCGCATAAGCTCGACCGGATATGGTCTCGATGAGACTGGAGGTCGTAGCGCCCTGCGCAGATGGCAAGGAGAGGGACGCCAGCTTCGTCGCCAACGCCGCTTGTACGTTTGAATCGTGGGGCAGCGCAGCGTCCCCGAATGCAGGCAAAAGGTGCTTCCAGACATGGTCGAGCACGCGCTGCATGTTCTGCACGCCGCTGGTTATCGCCAGCACGGCGTCCTGCTCCGGGAAGATGACGCAGAACTGCCCAAACGCGCCATCGCCGCGATAGACGTCGGCTGGCTGGGAACGCCAAAACTGATACCCGTAACCAACGATCCAATCGGGATTCGTCTGCGTGTTGCTGTTGTCGGAGTGCGCCGCGCTCGCCGCATCGATCCATACCTCGCTCAGAATGCGCTGGCCATTCCATGCGCCACGTTGCAGGTACATCTGTCCGAAACGGGAAATACCGTCGGTCGTGATGTGCAATCCCGATCCGCCCAGGCTGCGTCCGCGCGGATCGGTATCCCAGACCGGATGCTCGATACCCAACGGGTCGAACAACCGTGGGCGGAGGTAGTCGATCAGGGATTCTCCGGTGAGTTGGGTGATGATTGCCGAGAGCATATACGTCGCCGGAGTGTTGTAGACGAACCAGCTTCCTGGTTTGTGCTCCACCGGCAGGGCAAGAAAGGCGCGCGGCCAATCGTCATCCGCGCCGAGCCAAACCGCGGCCAGCGTGTCCTCGTGATGTCCCGTGTTCATGGTGAGGAGATGCTCGACGGTCATCGCCTGCAGATTGCCGCTCGGGTTCGCTGGCGCATCGTCCGGAAAGAACTTCAGCACCGGGTCGTCGACGCGCAGCAACCCCTCTGCCACCGCGATCCCGATAGCCGACGACGTGAAGCTCTTGCTCAACGAATAGAGCATGTGCGGAACTTCGGGGCGATACGGCGTCCACCACCCCTCGGCCACCACCGATCCGTGCCGCAGCAGTATGAAGCTGTGCACCGCGTCCAGCGGATGCGCGTGCTGCTCGAGCGCGTCGACGAAGTCGAGAATGGCGGAAGATGGGATGCCTTCAGCTTCCGGAGTGCTGCGTCGAATAGGAACTACGGACATTGCGAACGTCCTGTGCGCTGAACCGAACTGCCGATTGCCGCGCAGCGTAGCACGCGCCCCCTGTCATTCAGAGGAACGAAGAATCTCCTCGCCGCAGCGAGTGTCGCCCCGAATCCGGGCCCCCAGTTCACCTGCCAGGTGGGATGCTGCTCGCTCTATCCGTCGCAGCACGATTCCAGCGATGTCCAGGTGTCCGGCTCGCGCACTCCGGTCACCACCTGCCGAACCGCTTCGACGACGAGCTCAGGCTGGTCCTGTTGCACATAGTGCCCGCTTGTCTCCCCGACCCAATACCGCGCATCGGTGGTCAGTGTGGCCAGTTGCTCGTTCGCAGCAGTCAGAAAGCCTTCGAGCTCCTCAGCGGAGGTGAATCCCTCCGGCACCGTGTCGATCTCGAAGGGAACCCCGTGCGCCACCACCGCCAGCGGGATATCGCCGAACGGGGCGGTTTCGCGTAACTCCGGGTTCATGCTTCCGTAGGGGATGGTTTCGATATCACCGTAGCCGGGAATGGGGACGATGTCGTCCGTGCCCAGTTCGGCGTTGAATGCCACCAGCGAGGCCCATTGCTCCGGGGTCATGAGCGCTTCGATGAACTCGTTGTAGGCGTCGATGAGCACAAGTCCGGAGACATCCTCCGGATACGCGCTGGTGTACAGTCGTGCAATTGCGCCGCCGAGCGAATGCGCCGCCAGCACGAAGGGCGTCTCGATGCCAGCCGCGTGCACCAGCGCATGCAACTCCTCCACCGCATCGGTGGCGGTGCGCGGTTGAGGAACAGCATCGCTACGGCTGATCAAGTCCTCGTCCCCCACCGAAGTCGCGGTGCCGGGCCGGTCGTACGCGCAGACACGGGTGAACTCCGCCAATGCCGGCAAAACCATGGTGCGGGGATCGGTCAGGTTTCGCTGATCGCGCGACCAGATATCGCTCGTGTCGCGATAGCCGGTCACCAGCACTACCGTCGGGCCGCCACTGCCAGCGCAGGTGAGATAGAGCGACCGTCCTCCGATATCGACCAGACCGGCGAAATCGCCATCGACGTGATCGGCGATGGGCGTTTGGGCGTTGGCAGGCATTGGCGCTCCGACTGAGGCGAACCCGCCGGCCGCGAGGACCGCGCTGCCATAGCCCAGCAACTTCCGGCGAGAGACGGACGAATTCGGAATGGGTTCCAACGGGCTCGTTTGCATGGTGTCCTGTCTTCTCCTCAGCGCGGACGAACACGGGACGGTCTCGAGTGCGATGCAGCAGGCGCTACCGGCCCTCGTTCAGCTTACGCCTCGGAGACCGGGAACGGAACCGCCCAAGTGTTCACGCAGCCCCGCCACTACGACGACAGACGGTGCAACCGTTCAAGCACTGCCATCACCGGGATCCGCGCAGCCGGGGGTCCAGCGCGTCGCGCAAGCTGTCGCCAAGCAGGTTGAAACCGAGCACGCTGAGCATGATGGCCGCGCCGGGGAAGATCAGCAACCAGGGCGCGATCTCGGCAATGCCGGTGCTTTCGCTCAGCATTTGCCCCCAGGACGGTTCCGGCGGGGGCGTGCCCAGACCGAGAAAGCTCAAACCCGCTTCGGTCAGCAACGCCCAGGAAAGGGCCAGACTGATCTGGACGATGATCGGCGCAACCGCGTTCGGCAGGATGTGACGCGTAAGGATGCGCCAGCGTCGCATCCCGATGCTATTGGCCGCCTCCACGAACTCGGTCTGTTTCAACGCCAGCACCGGCGCGCGCGCGACCCGGGAAAAGATGGGGATATAGACCAGCGCGATCGCGAAGATCGTTGTGCGCGTGCCAGCACCGAGCACGGTCACCACCAGCAACGCCAGCAGGATGGCCGGAAACGCGAAAAAGATGTCCATCACCCGCATGGCCACGTTATCGGTGAACCCACCGCTGTAGGCCGAGATCACCCCAATGGCTGTGCCGACCGTGCAGGCCAGCAGTACGCTGAGCGACACCACGATCAGCGAATTGGTGCCGCCCTTGATGATGCGGCTGAAGACGTCGCGCCCGAGGATATCGGTACCCATCAGGTGGTCCCGGCTTGGCCCCTGCAACCGGTCGAGCCGGTTTTGCTCCAGTGGCGGATAGGGGGTCAGCCCGAGCGCGCCCATCAAGGCGACGATGAGATAGAGCGCGACGATCGTGGCGCCCACCGCGCCGCTGGCCGTGCGCAGCATCTGCCGCCACGGGCGCGGCCGCGATCCCAGGCGCTCTTCTTCCGGCGCCAGGCTAACGGTCGCTGCCATAGGAGATGCGCGGATCGATGGCGGCATAGCCGAGATCGACCAGCAGGTTGACGATCACCACCATGCAGGCGATGAACAACGTCGCGCCCTGGATCAACGCGTAGTCGCGCTGGGCGATGGCGTTCAATGTGAGCCGTCCAAGCCCGGGCAACGCGAAGATTTGCTCGATGATGACGGTTCCCCCCAACAGATACCCCAGCTCGATACCGGTCAACGTCACCACCGGGATGAGCGCGTTGCGTAGCGCATGCCGGCGGACCACGATCTGCTCGCGCAGACCCTTGGCACGCGCGGTGCGCACGTAATCCTGATTGAGCACCTCGAGCATGGCCGAACGCGTGGTGCGCATGACCGA contains these protein-coding regions:
- a CDS encoding Fic family protein, whose translation is MHRAILDCMGERLEPLRDEGLLESALMRAQMAAYYDSADLVTQAVLMAVGISQNQPFVDGNKRAALVTLDVFLRVNGLEFRGDSRAGSTHRTDRQGPGSTAPKQPRFRALVASEG
- a CDS encoding membrane dipeptidase, whose amino-acid sequence is MTERGKALLEEMNETNLLDITHLNDQSFWEAVEIFTGPIWASHSNCRALFGDRQLTDQMLQHIIERRGHRLRARRLDGGAELDSGRKHPEICSMEDYVDHIDHICQVGRQCESSRRHWNRPDGGYGTEQTPRDLDTIYESFLSSYPWPAPRPRLRRRHRKDHAR
- a CDS encoding ABC transporter permease, with translation MAATVSLAPEEERLGSRPRPWRQMLRTASGAVGATIVALYLIVALMGALGLTPYPPLEQNRLDRLQGPSRDHLMGTDILGRDVFSRIIKGGTNSLIVVSLSVLLACTVGTAIGVISAYSGGFTDNVAMRVMDIFFAFPAILLALLVVTVLGAGTRTTIFAIALVYIPIFSRVARAPVLALKQTEFVEAANSIGMRRWRILTRHILPNAVAPIIVQISLALSWALLTEAGLSFLGLGTPPPEPSWGQMLSESTGIAEIAPWLLIFPGAAIMLSVLGFNLLGDSLRDALDPRLRGSR
- a CDS encoding alpha/beta hydrolase, whose product is MEPIPNSSVSRRKLLGYGSAVLAAGGFASVGAPMPANAQTPIADHVDGDFAGLVDIGGRSLYLTCAGSGGPTVVLVTGYRDTSDIWSRDQRNLTDPRTMVLPALAEFTRVCAYDRPGTATSVGDEDLISRSDAVPQPRTATDAVEELHALVHAAGIETPFVLAAHSLGGAIARLYTSAYPEDVSGLVLIDAYNEFIEALMTPEQWASLVAFNAELGTDDIVPIPGYGDIETIPYGSMNPELRETAPFGDIPLAVVAHGVPFEIDTVPEGFTSAEELEGFLTAANEQLATLTTDARYWVGETSGHYVQQDQPELVVEAVRQVVTGVREPDTWTSLESCCDG
- a CDS encoding serine hydrolase; protein product: MSVVPIRRSTPEAEGIPSSAILDFVDALEQHAHPLDAVHSFILLRHGSVVAEGWWTPYRPEVPHMLYSLSKSFTSSAIGIAVAEGLLRVDDPVLKFFPDDAPANPSGNLQAMTVEHLLTMNTGHHEDTLAAVWLGADDDWPRAFLALPVEHKPGSWFVYNTPATYMLSAIITQLTGESLIDYLRPRLFDPLGIEHPVWDTDPRGRSLGGSGLHITTDGISRFGQMYLQRGAWNGQRILSEVWIDAASAAHSDNSNTQTNPDWIVGYGYQFWRSQPADVYRGDGAFGQFCVIFPEQDAVLAITSGVQNMQRVLDHVWKHLLPAFGDAALPHDSNVQAALATKLASLSLPSAQGATTSSLIETISGRAYALEANSLGIERIVCEFDSFDATTITITDTSGDHRVVSGLGEWLAGESEGRILSPMNPGSGGVGLERTSASGAWTSDDTFELRVCYTGGEVCPILRFQLPDCQRSVEIDPNISWNEPTVTTLTGHAEQ